From the genome of Branchiostoma floridae strain S238N-H82 chromosome 8, Bfl_VNyyK, whole genome shotgun sequence:
ttaaggaatgggttctggAGTGCTCGGTCGAACAGGCGTTTCAACACCAGCGGACGGAGAGCGTttttggtgttggaacgcctgttcccAACGagtgcttgaacccattccttaattcgctcctGTGTAGGGACCAGTCAGGGCCCtattccaaaatttggacgattccagacgtttgagagatgtcaaggttctaGACGGAATAACAGAGAAGCGACCGTATATAGTGTATCACAAACgtcagagcaaactactatccagaCAGTACCCAAGCTAGGGAAAGTGTGCATTATTTGGGACATATTCACAATTTTTACGGAGGACCCGCCGCCCCACTGTAAAAATCTGGTACAAAGAAAATGGCCAACTTCGCTCCTTGCTATGGTGGCCATTTAGTTACTAGGGGGAGGATCATTGCATGCACctgactgaataagccctatataAGAAGGGGAGGGTActactactaacgttagtacCTGCCAAAGTATTGAGTAGCCTGATCCTGCCTTAAGCCTAGCCCATCTTTTCCAAGATCCTGGAACCCCCTGTAATACACTAATAGTACTTTCCAGGTTTTAGATTTTATGTTGTCATATACTCATATGTATTGAAACTGGGAAAATATCTCAGAATCTGAACTATAGAAGCAAACATCTAAATCCAGTGCCTTAATTAACAGGCCTACAAAATCACACAATATATATTGAAGCATGCAATTGCTAGATGCAGTTCCAGTCAaattaatgataataaaaaaatgccTTACCTTATAATTATATCTGGTCCCACAGTAGAACATTTTAGCCATGCTAttaatgacatttacatgtatggtgcCTTACTGGTATACTTGACATTTGGACTAAAGAGCTATGTAAAATACTGTTGGTCTTTCCAGGGAAGTCCGTTAGACTGCCGATCAAGTATAAATTATGCCACTCCTGGTATGGACGCCAGGCTGTacagctactagtactactcaTTATACTTATATCTGTTTCCCGACCCCAAGTTCACGTCAATCTAATCAtcaaattgaaaaacaaaacttcaGGATTAACGttacaagacctacctgttgaaCTGGTTTCCGTGGAATAAATATGCTTGAAAGTTGGAACAGAGTTTCCAGGACGTCCTGGACCCTCCGAACCAGCCGCCATGTTGACTGTTGTGTGACCTCCAGCTATATCCGTAGGGTCACGAAAAGCGCGCCTGATTACCTATATATGATCAGCTCACCCCAAGATACGGGGCGATCATCTCCGACCTGTGTCGCTGATTGTGACACCGCACGGTACCACGGTGCTACCGTACACCGATCCCTCTCGCTGATTTTCAACCCCCAATCTACCAGATATCTCGGTGATTCTGTATGAATGGGGTGCATATGCAGGGTTCGCAATACTTTTAGGAACATTCAAAATCACCTGCAACacacaagttttacctgcatatTTTCTTCAGTAGAAAAGCAACTTATTCAGTAAGAGTTGTTGGATTAGACACAGGAAACTGCTTAGAAaccattgattttttaaaattttatattTGACAGTATAGCAAAAAGCAGTCAGTGACAAAAGTTTTTATAAACTGGAATGAAATCAACAGCTACAACACAAGACAATCACATCTCCTACAGGAACTAAACCACACTTCAAGAGCAGGTCAGCGCACGTTTGTttttggagatacatgtactacaatataCAACTCAGTAAATCCTGACTTAAAACTAGCACCCACACCGAAAACAGTCAATCAGGCCTTAACCCCAAAAGACCTATGAAATGACTGGATTATGATAATGGTTTGTTATGACTTAACTTCATTTGAGTTATGATTCATTTTGCCTTTTGTTTGCTAATATTACCTTCTGTTATGTTACCTATAGTCCATAGATTGACTATATTATATATCTGTTATTATGATGGGTTGTTATTATGTAAGTTCTTTTGAGTACTTTGTTCCATTATTTGTAACTTATACATGCATTGGACTCGTGTTTGTTGTCTGTGGTTAAGCATTTtcctttgtacattgttttataTATTCTATTCTGTAACTGGGCTATCATGAAAATCAGTTTTACAAACCAAATGATCACCCAAAAGATcagtgaataaataaatatttggCTACTACCACAGTACCTAGATTGCCATgtgattttaagttcactgCAAACACAGTATGTACAGCTATGAGGTATGTGtacagtttgaaatatttgccGTCATGTTATGTTCACAGAGGAAAAGTAAAAGCAAACTTGTGAACTTAAAAATACAGTGACGAAttcaggaaatacatgtacagtacttataCAACACTAGTTCTAGTCAGTCAACATCATAATTATTTGCTATGAATGTCCATTAGTCTACTGTTTGACAACAATAATTAgtatcatgtgtttttttatccatttcAGCAACAAAAAGCCCAGACTGACCCCACCCATACAGGAAAGTCAGCTGCAGGGAACACCCACAGAAGGATGTAAGTGAAACACAATTCATTTTACTTTTCACTTTCCTAAATACTAGTTGCCGGTGGTATTGTTGTTGAGCAAGTATATTTAGTCAACATGGGTATTTTGAGTGATGCGCTGAACAAACGGCATAGCATGTGTCTTGTAAATCTTTGCCAACTGAACAAGCATATCTTGGCAGAACTGCACATCAGGGAGGATTCGCTCAACGTGTGTGTCAACACAGTGACAGACAAAGTCACAAAAGGGTGCCCCTGTGACCAAGAGCTGCCCTTGGACTTGGTAGAAATACTCATGACTCCTATCTAAAGACAAGGAGTCCCCTTCTGCTTTCAAGTAGAAGTTGGGAAGGTTCAGACTGGCATCCTTGGCAGTCATGTTTCGAGCGCTGTAGGGACACTTGACTTCAAGAATGCCAGTCTGCGCCCCACAACACACTTTAGCATCAGGGGAGGCTCccagaaaggaaaagaaagggtCGACAACAAGACCACACTCATGAATATGAACAGCTTGGTTAGATGACTCAAAGGTGCGGATGTATGCCTCCTTAGCCTGGGCTTCGTGACTCTTACCATACGCAAGAGAGACACTGTGGGCAGACTTGGTGCCAAACAGGCCTGTCAGGAACTTGATGTTGtactctttttttctcttcaggATCTTTCCAAACATGGATGCTGTGACCCGTTTCTGCCGCTCAGCATGCCAGAGGGGGCATTCTGATTGCTTTACTGTAGCCCCCTCAAGGGAAACTGCCTCCTCTACCGTTAGGTTACACATATTATTACAGACATAGAATTCGTCAGGGAGGACCCATGACTGGTTTGGCTGTGGGAATGTGGTGTTCCCACATGCTGTGGCTGTAGCATGGCAGGTCCTGGGTGGGGAACAGTTCAGCTGCAGAATGCAAAAACAGATAATCTTAAATTAAACATGAGTCAGTGCTTATAATGCATTGTTTCTTTACAGCACCTGCCCAAGAGTCTCACAACAACATCAGAGAGGAGAAAGGAAGATctaacatacatttttattacgGTAGTAATAATTAATAGTTCATTGTTGTTGTGTATTTCAGCTTCTTCTCCAAGTCTACGTTCCATCCAGAGactgaaaaaggaaaataaGGACCTGAAGAGGGAAAATGATGACCTGAAAAGGGAGAAGGAAGACCTGAACAGTACATGTGAAGACCTGAGAAGGAAAAATGAAGACCTGAAAAGGGAATGTGCAGACTTGAGCAGGGAGAATGAAGAACTGAAAAAGCATGCGTTTAGTTTTAATGTTGTTGCTGGGTCTCGTACAAAGAACTTACTTCAGTATTATACTGGTTTTACCTATGTTACTTTTATGTCCCTCTTCAGTTTCCTTGTTCCAAATGAAGGTATTAACCCTGTTGCGTACACTTCTAGGAAGACAGCATGTATGGCATTGTCGTTGAAAGACCagttgtttttggcgacgcctgaggggcgagcctaatgttatagagtgcgaccgtttgacaaaaattcccagAATTTCGTAGGCATGTCTGGAATTTTTACACGCATGCGTAGTGGTATCATCTGAGTATTCCCTGGGGAATTTGTTTCGAAGACATATTTTTATGTGATTTGGAACGAAAAGGCCTTTGCTGATACGTATTTAAAAGATACACGTTTCTTTTCATTCCCTTTGCTTTGTTGAGCACCGGAAACACAGCTACTTTTTTGTTTATGGCAAATAAGAATAATGCGTTGACCTTACCATTCTAATGCTTTCTTTCTGTATTacgtttttgtttcatttattttcttttatcacaAAGACTGTTGCCACTGAAAACTGACACAAAGCAAACTGCAATTTACTTTTATAGTTGTCTTATCATTATTGCCTGGTAAAACAAGGATGAGCCTCTCTGCACTTTACCCAACGGAGTGTCTGCTTCAGGGCTGTCCTCTGTAAGGAGGTAACTTAGTGCAGTGCCTGGCACTTTGAGGCGACGAATCTCTGATTTTGTCGGCTGTACAAtactgtgaaaaaaatgtactattttTTCTTCGATTCACCCTGTACTAATAGCTCTTTGCATCAATTTAATTCACTTGTGTGTGATACTTGCTGTTGTACAGTTGCGGTAAAACATAACCTGTGTTAGTAAGTGAACCTGAGACACTAAGATATCAGCAAATACACTTTTGTATGTCTCCACCAACAATTTTATACGATAAACTTTATTAGGAATGCTTTTCAAATGTATTTGTATTGATTTTCAACAGTTCAACATATCTTTGTGTAGGTGGCtgcacttgaaaaaaaatggcaacattttctcatttccAATAAACTTTATTAATAATGATTTCGAActgtatttgtattgttttcaactgtttttacaaCAGTACCTGTGTGCAGTTGCCTGTTCTTGATGGAAAGCAGGTTTCCTTTTCCTGATTGTTTTAGTTGGCTTTGCCAACACCAAGTCAGTCACACTCTCTGGTTGAATTTTTCTGCCCCTTGGTTTGTGCCACTGCTGTGGCAGACTTGTTACACTTGCATCAGTTGGCACTTCTTTAAGACCTAGTTGTTGGAAGTGGCTCAATGTGTACACGACTGCCAGTGCGTGTGCACAGGTACCTGACAGGCTGAAAGTTTATGTGTAAGAACAAAATTATTGTCATGATATGGAGTATGATATTGATAAAGGACAAAGGCAGCACAACAATGATAAACTGTGCGACAACTTTTATTGAACGAGAAAGGATTAAAACCCTCCAACGTAGTGACCTTTCGTAATAAGACGCTTGTGTACAACATATTATGTTGAACAACCGTTATTAGCATCTACCAAACCCCTTTCGAAATAGCACATTTTATTAGGCAGTATGCTTCAGCTTTTTCAGGCAGTGTCAAGGATCCCAGCGGAAAACATAAACACGGTAAAACGATAGCtcagcgccccccccccccccacaccaACCGCGATGGCTGTTACACTTTAcatgacatgtaacgttatcattttCACGGTTATGTAACATCAGTCCGTGAAAATTATATATGTGCCCAAAGAACATACACAACAAAAGATTTCCCTTTATTATACTTGCAAGTTTATTGAAGACGTTCTCTTGTTCTTGTCGttgtttctaaaacattttttactCTCCGTTGGCGTATTTATATTTCTCTCACGGTGACCTTTTACGTGTCCTTGCAAGTTGCCTCCTTCTCCGTGAGTGTTTTTATCTTCCGTTTACGTCGtgagcatgcatgcagctgTGCTACACGAAACTAAAACGAACGCTGTCACAGGTATACGTACCCTGCTTGACAGGTGCACCGGCTGCTTGTCAGCAGCCGGCTTGCAGTGCCTACCAACAGATTGATCGTGTGCGGCGCCTGCCCCTTCCGCATGGACCGAAAGCATTTTGCCCGAACAGCAACCACATCATCCTGCTCCTCGAACAATTCTACGCTGTTTACGTAGCTTTCTACGAAGAAAGCATATCCCTTTTCTTTGGCCCGCTGCGACAGCGTTTCGGTGCCAAAGAAACTTAAACCAAAGTCAGCGGGCAAAACTGACAACTTAGTGGTGGCGGTCCTTGTCCTAGTCGCGCTGATTTTCACCGTAACACGATACGCCCTCTAGAGCGTTATGTAATCAGTGAAAGTAACGCCATTCATTAGATGCCCAAAGTACGTATACAGCAaaagattttcttttatttcactcGCATATTCATTCTCCTGCTCTTATGTAAATTATCACCACTGTTTACGTCTACGTCTACGTGGTTATTGTTCGTTCACGTGCTTATATTAATGTCACAGTGATCTTCTGCATGTTGGAATATGTAACTCaatttgcccctccccctcccccaagtTTTCGAGCTCTAGGCTTGGATTTAACTGCAATTTCTGCACCGATACAGCTGTGGAGCATGCAGC
Proteins encoded in this window:
- the LOC118421050 gene encoding uncharacterized protein LOC118421050, whose amino-acid sequence is MKRHVQQNECNKKPRLTPPIQESQLQGTPTEGSSSPSLRSIQRLKKENKDLKRENDDLKREKEDLNSTCEDLRRKNEDLKRECADLSRENEELKKHAFSFNVVAGSRTKNLLQYYTGFTYVTFMSLFSFLVPNEGINPVAYTSRKTACMALSLKDQLFLATPEGRA
- the LOC118421033 gene encoding uncharacterized protein LOC118421033, with the protein product MCNLTVEEAVSLEGATVKQSECPLWHAERQKRVTASMFGKILKRKKEYNIKFLTGLFGTKSAHSVSLAYGKSHEAQAKEAYIRTFESSNQAVHIHECGLVVDPFFSFLGASPDAKVCCGAQTGILEVKCPYSARNMTAKDASLNLPNFYLKAEGDSLSLDRSHEYFYQVQGQLLVTGAPFCDFVCHCVDTHVERILPDVQFCQDMLVQLAKIYKTHAMPFVQRITQNTHVD